The sequence TGAGTATTTTCATCATAGACAGAAATTTTATTTTTATTTAAAATTTCTTTTAATTCTTTTATAATTTTATTTCCTAATTTAGAATTTAAAATATTTTCATCAACTTCAAAGACTTCGTGACTTTTTCTTTTAAAGAAACCTGTTATAATTTTACTGTCATAAACAGAAAATGGCTCAATAATTTTATTTCTATAATTATAAATATCTTCACTTGCAAGAACATCATTAATTTGGATATTGTCAAGTCCTGCAATTTTTCTCATAACTTCTTCAACCATAAGCTTTTTATATTTTAACTGACTTTCATATTTAAGCATAGCAAAATTACAGCCATAAAAATCTTCAAAAGTAAATTTATGGCTATCTACCCTTTCGGGTGAAGCCTTAATAATTTTTTTAATTAAACCTCTGGCATAGGTCTTTTTTACAGAAATAATTTCAATTTCAAGCTCATCTTCTGGAACAGACATAGGAACAAAGACTGCAAAATTATTAAAATATCCTAATCCTTCTCCTCCAAAAACTATTTTATCAATTTTAATTTTTATAATATCAGATACTTTTAGCATTTTATTCCTCAATTTCAAAGTAAATGACCTCATCACTGACTTTCATCCCTTTGGCTTCCATTTCTTTTCTTATTTTATCTAAGTCTAATTTAGCATCATAGAACATTATTTTTTTATCTAATTCTTTTTCTGCTTCTTCTAAATTTTCATTGGCTATCTTTAGCTCTTTTTCAAGACTTGTTACTTCTCTTAAAGTTTTTACATTAAAAAGCCAAATTACAACAATGCCAATAGCAAAAACAATAGTGACATACTTCATATTATTCTAATATCCTTTCTAAAATTCTAAGTTTTGATGAGTGAGCTCTATTATTATTTTTTAACTCATCATCAATAGGTATTATAGGCTTTTTTGTGATAATTTCAAATTTTTTTACTCCACCACATACACAGATAGGAATATCTTTAGGACATTTACAGGCAGTTGCTAAATCTTTAAATTTATTTTTTACAATTCTATCTTCTAATGAATGAAAGGTTATAATAGCCAATCTACCACCAACTTTTAAAAGTTCAACTGCCTTAGACATGGCATTTTCTAAAACCTCTAATTCTCTATTTACCTCAATTCTAATAGCTTGAAAAGTCTTTTTAGCAGGGTGCTTTGAGGCTCTTTCAGGATAAGCTCTTTTAATTAAAGTAATTAGATCAGAGGTTTTTTCTATTGGAGAAGTCTTTCTTTCTTCAACTATAAGTTTTGCAATTTTTCTTGCATGTCTTTCTTCTCCATATTCAAAAATTATTTTTGATAACTGTTCTTCTGAATAAGTATTTACAACATCATAAGCAGAAATTTTTTGCTCTGTGTTCATTCTCATATCTAGTTTGACATCATATCTATATGAGAAACCTCTTTCAGGGTCATCAAGTTGTTTAGAAGATACCCCTATATCCATTAAAATTCCATCAACTTTATCTATACCTGCCATATAAGCAATAGTATCAATATTTTCAAAATTTCCTTTAAAAACTTTCCATTTTGAACCAAATTTTTCTAATCTTTTTTTAGAATACTCTATTGCATCAATATCTTGATCAATAGATATTAGCAAACCTTTATCAGATAATTTTTCTAAAATTCCTTCTGAATGACTTCCTCCACCAAGAGTACAATCTATATAGATACCATCAGGATTTATAACTAAATTATCCAAAGTTTCATAGTACAAGACAGGGATATGATAATCATTTCCAATTTTTTCCATAAACTCTCCATAAATTTTTATATTAAAAAGGTTATTACAAATAAGGATAAATGTATAAAAATAGTTCATTACTAAAATGTAACTCTCTTATTTTTATCTACATTTTTAGAATTAATTTGTAATAACCCCTAAATCATATTATTAAAAAATAACTATAATCAATCTTATTAAAATTTTTTCAACTAATTCCACAAAAAGTATTAAAAGCAAAGGAGAAAAATCAATAGGTAAATTTATATATTTATCTAATATATCTCTAAATGGTTTTAATATAGGCTCAGTTATAGAATAAATAAGTTCAGTAAAAGAGTTATTAAAACGTACCCAAGATAAAATAACTCTAATCATTATTAAAATATAAATAAGCCAAGCTAATTTATGTATTATAGTTATAAGCGAATATGCTAAAAGTGACATAAAATTTCCTCTTTCATTGTTCAATAAAATAGTGTTTTGCTTTGAAAGTATATTCCCAACCTGACCATATTGTTAAAATAACTGGAATTAACATCAATATTTCAGCTACTGTAAAATAGTAATCAGATACATAAAAACCAATAGGACCTATTGCTAATGAAATTATAACAACAATCATTTGGCTTGTTGTCTTATATTTTCCTAAATTACCTGCTGCAATAATTTCACCTTTTGCAGCTGCAAGTATTCTTATTCCACTGATTAGAAATTCACGAGCTAAAACAATAATAGACATCCAACCTGGAATATAATTTAATTGTACAAACATTACAAGAGCTGATATAACAAGTATTTTATCAGCAAGGGGGTCCATAATTTTTCCAAAGTCAGTAATAAGATTATATTTTCTTGCAATATAGCCATCAAAAAAATCTGTTAATGAAGCGATTACAAATATTACAAGAGAGATTAATCTAAAAATTAAACCATATTTGCTTGAATCTGATTCTTGCAAAAATATTATAAAAGGAATAGCTAATATAAATCTAATCATAGTCAGTCTATTAGGTAAATTCATATATCCTCCTAGAATTAAACTTTCTTTTTGCTTAAAGAGATTTTTCCACCTTCCATAGAAATAACCCTTACTTTAAATACATCTCCAACTGAAAGTACATCTTCAACTTTTTCAACTCTTTCTGGTGAGATTTCAGAAATATGGAGTAAACCTTCTTTACCAGGAAGAATTTCCATAAATGCACCAAACTTCATTATTGAAACTACACGCCCTTCATAAACTTCATTATATTCAACTTCTCTTACATAAGAATCTACAAGTTTTAAAGTTTTTTCTAAAGTTTCAGCATCTTTTGCAAAAATAGATACAAGTCCATCATCTGTTATATCTACTGTTGCTTCAGTTTGTTCTATAATACTTTTAATATTTTTTCCACTTGGTCCAATAAGAACAGCAATCTTATCTTTTGGAATAGTTATTTGTTGTATCCTAGGAACATTAGATTTTAATTCAGCAGGTTTAGAAATTGTATTATTCATAAGTTCTAATATTTCAAGTCTAGCTTGATGAGCTTGATTTAAAGCAATTCTCATTATTTCTTCTGTTATACCTGTGATTTTTATATCCATTTGTAAAGCTGTGATTCCAGATTTTGTACCAGCAACCTTGAAATCCATATCTCCTAAATGGTCTTCAAGTCCCATTATATCTGTTAAAACTGTAAATTCTTCTCCTTCTTTTATAAGTCCCATTGCTATACCAGCAACATGTTCTTTTATAGGAACTCCTGCTGACATAAGTGATAGTGAACCACCACAGATAGAGGCTTGTGAGGATGAACCATTAGATTCAGTTATTTCAGATACCACTCTTATAGTATAAGGAAATTCTTCTTCACTAGGGATTACATATCTTAAAGCTCTTTCAGCTAGTGAACCATGTCCTAATTCTCTTCTTCCAGGTGAACCCATTCTTCCGACTTCACCAACTGAATATGGAGGGAAGTTATAATGTAAATAGAATTTTTTATAATATTCTTTTTCTAAATTATCTATTAGTTGTTCATCTTCCTTAGTTCCCAATGTTGTAATTGCAAGAGATTGAGTTTCTCCTCTTGTAAAAAGTGCAGAACCATGTGGAATAGGTAACACATTTATTTGTGCATCCAAAGGTCTTATTTCAGTAGTTGTTCTTCCATCAACTCTATGTTTATGATAAAGAATAGCTTCTCTGACTAATTTTTTCATTAAATCATGATAATAATTTTTGAATTCTAATATTATATCTTCTGGTAAATCTTCTTCAGGAACATCAGGATAATTTTCTTGTATAAATTTTTCTAATAATTCTTCTTCTAAAGAATCAACAGCTTCTTCTCTATTTTTTTTACCAGTAGTTAAAACAGCTTGTTGTAATCTTTCATATCCATTAGAGTCAATAAAATCTTTAACAAGGGGTAAAACTTCCGACTTTTCAAATTCTATATTTTCTTTTCCATATAATTTAGCAAATTCTTCTTGAAATTCACAAATCTTTTTAATATTATCATGTGCAAACATAATCGCTTTTAACATAGTTTCTTCATCTAATTCTTTTGCACCAGCTTCAACCATATTCACTGCATCTTTTGTTCCTGCAACTGACAGGTCAAGTTCACTTTCTTCTAATTCCTTTGGAGATGGATTTAAAATGAATTCTCCATTTTTGTATCCAACTGTTACTCCTGCAACAGGTCCTAGGAATGGAATATCAGAAATCATAAGTGCAAGAGATGAACCAATTATACCTAAATAATCGGGTGTATTGATTTCATCATAAGATAGAACTGTATTAACTATATGCACATCATAGTTAAATCCATCTGGAAACATTGGTCTTATTGGTCTGTCAATAAGTCTTGCTACCAATGTAGCATTTGTAGACGGTCTTCCTTCTCTTTTATTAAATCCTCCTGGAAATTTACCAGTCGAATAAAATTTTTCTATATAGTCAACAGTTAAAGGGAAAAAGTCCGCTCCTTTTCTTGCTTCTTTACTACGATTAGCAGTAGATAGAAGAACTGTATCTCCATATTGAATTACAATAGCTCCACTAGATTGTCTAGAAATTTTACCAGTAGATACTTTTAAAGTCCTTCCTGCTAATTCTAGCTCCATAATTTTTTCATCAAACATCAAATTCTTTCACTCCTTAAATAGTTACATAACTAAATTTATATTTTCATTACTTCGTAAATTTGTTTTCTCATAATTATATCATATTAAACAAGAAAATACTATTTATTTAAAAGTTTCAAAAGTAAATTTTGTATATTTTTCATAATTAATATTTTCATTAATAAAGTTTGGATAAATATTTATTTTTTTATCTATATACAAGTTTGGAACTTCTTGTGTTTCAAAACAAATAGCAGAATGTTTTTTAAAACCTATATCTTGCAAATAATTAGCAGTATAGATTACAACAGCAGGGTTATTTGTTTCAACTGACATCTTAATTCTACTTTCAAGATTTTCAATCTCTAATTTTCCAATTTTATTATTAAAAATATAGGGATGATCAATACCATCATTGGCAATAATTTTTTGCTTATTATTTTCTTTAAAAAATTCTTCTAATTTCTTAGACTGTCTAAAATCGAAAATGTTATTATCTAATTTTATAGTTTTATAAGGGATAGAATTTTTATCTATTTCTATCAAATAATCAGAATCTATTTTTAAAATGTCATTATAGATAGTATTATTAGGGTTATCACTTAAATTAAAATAACTATGGTTAGTTAGATTTAAATAAGTCAATCTGTCAGTTGTAGCAAAAAATTTTATTAAAAGTTCATTTTTATTTAAAATATAGCTAACTTTTATTTCTATATTTGCAGGATAGCCATTATCTAAATGTGGACTCTTTATAGAAAAACATAGCCCATTTTCAATATTTTTCACATTCCAAAATCTATGACTGATAGAGTTTTTGCCACCATGTAAAGTATTTCCATCATTATTTGTATCCAAATTAAAAATTTTGTTGTTTATTTTTAATTTACTATCTTTAATTCTACCGGCTGTCCTTCCAATCACAGCTCCAAAATAAATAGGATTTTCTCTATATTTTTCAATATCATCATAGCCAAGAACAATATTTTTTTTATTTCCATTTTTATTTTTAAGCTCTATTTTTTTTATAATAGCTCCTAAATTTAAAAGTTCAACTTTTAAAAATTCATTTTCAAGTATATATACTTTTATTTCTTCCAAATTTCCCCTCCAAACTCTAATAAATAATTTCTTTAAAATATTTTTCTTAAATCTTCTAAACTTCCCATGACTAGGTATTACTCCTTAGCCAAGTGTAATAAGTGTATGACCATGGTTTTAATCAAAAGAAAAATTCATAAGACATTTTTAGAATTAAAACACTTGTTACAACTAAAAATACTGGTTTTATAAATTTATTACCTTTTAAAATAGCAAGTTTAGCTCCTAAAAATGCACCAAAAGACATTATAATAGCAATAGGAATACCGTATAAGAAATTAGATTTTCCTAAAATTGTAAATACAATAAGACTTGCAAAATTACTAGACAGATTTAAAATTTTAGTGTTCCCACTTGCAAAAGAAAAATCTACTTTAAATATTTTTATTAAACAAAATATTAAAAATGAACCAGTTCCAGGACCTAAAAATCCATCATAAAAACCTAAGAAAAAAGCCATTATTTTCCCTATTAATAATGTTTTAGGGGTAATTCCTTTATAATTATTAAATTCTCCTATGCTCCTATTTTTTAAAGTATACAAAAAAACCAATATAAGTGTAACAAATGAGATAGGTTTAAAGTATTTTGGCTCAATAGAAATAGTTGTTAAAGAACCTAAAATTGATCCTACAAAAGAAAATAAAAATAATTTTGAAACTATCTCAATATTAATTTTTTTTGATTTCCAAAATTTAAAAGAACTAGCAATAGTAGATAATGTAGAAGAAACTTTATTTGTCCCTAAAGCTACATGTGGAGAAAAACCTACTGCAAAATATGCAGGAAGAGAAATTAGTCCTCCACCACCGGAAATAGCATCTATAACGGCGGCAAGAAAGCAAAAAACTGCAAGAATTAAAAATTTAACAATGTCAAATTCCATAAATATCCTCCCTAATCTAATTTATATCCAATTGAAATACTTCCTATTGGTCTTCTATGTTTTAAGTCAGAAGAAAGTGAAAATTCAATAGGTCCTATTGGTGAATCATAACTTATTGATATTCCAACTCCTTTTGAATAATCTTTCCATAATTTAGAATTATTACTTTCTAAAGAATTATTTTCTGTAAATGTTGCTATATTAAATTTAGTATTAAAATACAATGAATAAACTATTTTATGTTTAAATCCTAAAGTTAAACTTATTAAATCTTTAACTTGTTTTTCTTGATAATTGAAACCATAAAATTCAAATTCATTATTGTTAATATTAGTATACATTCCTCCTAATCTGATTCTTTGATCAGCTCTTATTCTATCCCCTCTAAGACTAGCGGAGTTAAGTCCATATACAAATGATAATTTTGGATTTATAGGAATGTATCCTTTAATACTATATGCTGGGCCATATAAATTTGACTTTGATTTTCCTAAAGAACTTGCAAAATTATAAATAAAGTCTGCTTTAATTCCTTTCATTGGATTAGAGATAGAATCTAAATTGTCATATTTAAATCTTAAATATGTTTTAGTTAAATTTTCAGAATATTCAAGATTTCGTGACAAGTTTCCACCAGTATCTTGTTTTAAATTAGAAAATTTAGATAAAACCCCATAAGAAATCATGGTGCTATTACTAGGTTGAGTAAAAATTCCTATGTTAAAATAAGTTTCTCTATTTATAAATTTAGCTACTTTTTTCCTGTTATCATATAAGAAGAAAGGTTTTTCATTATATCCAATATTTGTTAAGAAACCAAATCTATTGTTTCTAACACCATAGTATGAAAGAGTCCCTAAATCAACACCTAAATAATCACCAAATTTAAAATTTAAATTAATATTATTTGCAAATTTTCCTTTAAAAAATAAATCAGTTCCAACATTAAAAGTAGTTCCATAATCAGTTTGATAATTAAGCCCTACACCTATTCTATTTGAAGGACTTTTTTCTCCATCTAAATATAGAGTGCCACCATTGATACTATAATAAACATTATCCATATATCTCAAATTATATATATCAGTTATTCTTCTTTCTATATCACTTTCAGAAATAGGTCTATTTAATAAAGTTTTAAAAGTATTATTTAAAATTTCAATAGTTTCTTTATCAAATTTTTTATTATACTCTATTTTATTTATAACAAATGTTCCTTTTTCATTTTCAATAATTTTTTCTGTTTTTCTATTAGAAGAGCTTTTAGGTAATTCTTTTAATTTCGCTATTTGCTGTTCAGCAGCAACTTCACCTAAATTTATTAAGTCATTCTTTTTTGATGAATCAATTGCAGAAATATCTTTAACATCAGGACTTATTAAAATAGAAGCCTTTTCTCTTGAAACATCTGTAATATATGAAGATTGAATAGTGCTTATTTGACTTAAAACACTTAAAATATTATAATTATCTTTTTTTACAATAGGAGCTCCTATATCAGAAGCTATAACAATATCTGCTCCCATATTATATGCATCTTCTACTGGTAAATTCCTACTTACAAGTCCATCAACATAAATATTTCCTCCTATTTCAACTGGTTCAAAAATAGTTGGTATTGCCATACTGGCAACTAAAATTTTTGCTATATCCCCTTCTGAGAATGCTTTTGTTTCACCAGTATTTAGATTTGTAGCAATTATTCTTAATGGTATAGGAAAATCATCAAAATTTTTAACACCAGCATAATTTTTTAGTAATTTTTTCATAACTAAGTATGCTTCACCAGTACCTTTAAGTCCTTTTGGTAAAGAAAAATTTAATTCATTGTCAAAACTAACATAAAGACTATATTTTTTTAAACTTTCTTTTTTATCCAAAGGTAAGTTAGTATCATCTGAACCTGCTTCTAAAAAATTTTCAACATTTATCATATCCAAAACTTTTTCTATATCATCAATGCTATAACCTATTGAATATAAAGTTCCAATTATAGCCCCTATACTTGTTCCAGTGATATAGTCAATTTTAATATTTTCTCTTTCTAAAACTCTTAAAACTCCTAAATGGGCATAATCTTTTACCCCACCACCACTTAAAACTAAAGCAACTTTTAAATTATCTTTGTTTTTATTCTCTTTTAATTTTTTTATTGTTTGAATTTTATTTTCTAAAACTTTTATTTGATTTTGCATATTTTCAATTTCAATGTCTTCTTTTGATTTTAATTCAATATTTTCAGAATATGTAAAACTAAAATTTAAAAAAATATATATTAAAAAAAATATTTTTTTCACTTAAATTCCTCCTGTAAAATTAATATTAGAAAATAGCTGCTATATTTTACCACAAAATTTGCAAATATTAATAATTAAAAATTATGTTTTGTAATATATTGTATGGTATAATAAAAATAAAAAAATTTTTACTTTAATTATATTGTTAAAAATGTTATACTTTTTAAGTTAAAGTAAAGGGAGGTAGTAGAATGATAATTGTTACAGGTGCAGCTGGAATGATTGGAAGTGCTTTTGTATGGAAGTTAAATGAAATGGGTGTAAAAGATATTTTAATAGTGGATAAATTAAGAAATGAAAATAAATGGTTAAATATTAGAAAAAGAGAATATACAGATTGGATGGATAAAGATAATTTAAAAGAATGGTTATCTTGTAAAGAAAATGTAGATAAAATAGAAGCAGTTATTCATATGGGAGCTTGTTCAGCAACAACAGAAACAGATGCAGATTTTTTAATGGACAATAATTTTGGATATACTAAATTTTTATGGAATTTCTGTGCTGAAAAAAATATAAAATTTATTTATGCTTCTTCTGCAGCGACTTATGGATTAGGAGAACTTGGATATAATGACGATGTATCTCCTGAAGAATTACAAAAATTAATGCCTTTAAATAAATATGGTTATTCAAAGAAATTTTTTGATGATTGGGCTTTTAAACAACAAAAGCAACCTAAACAATGGAATGGTTTAAAATTTTTTAATGTATATGGTCCACAAGAATATCATAAAGGAAGAATGGCTTCAATGGTATTCCATACATATAATCAATATAAAGAAAATGGATATGTAAAACTTTTTAAATCATATAAAGAAGGATTTAAAGATGGTGAACAATTAAGAGATTTTGTATATGTAAAAGATGTTGTGGATATAATGTATTTTATGTTGACTAATGATGTTAAATCTGGAATATACAATATAGGTACAGGAAAAGCAAGAAGCTTTATGGATTTATCTATGGCGACAATGAGAGCAGCTTCTCATAATGATAATTTAGATAAAAATGAAGTTGTAAAATTAATTGAAATGCCAGAAGATTTACAAGGTAAGTATCAATATTTTACAGAAGCAAAAATTAATAAATTAAGAGAAATAGGATACACTAAGGAAATGCACAGTTTAGAAGAAGGAGTAAAGGACTATGTCCAAAACTATTTAGCTAAAGAAGATTCTTATCTATAATATAATGTGGGGGTAGAAAATGAATGCAGTTATATTGGTTGTTATTCTTGCAATAGTTGAAGGGATTACTGAATTTTTACCTGTCAGTAGCACAGGACATATGATACTTGTCAATAAATTTATTGGAGGAGAATATTTATCTCCAACTTTTATCAATAGCTTTTTAATTATAATACAACTTGGAGCAATATTTTCGGTTGTTGTTTATTTTTGGAAAGATATAAGCCCTTTTGTAAGAACTAAAAAAGAATTTGTTTTAAGATTTAGATTATGGTTAAAAATTATAGTCGGTGTTTTACCAGCTATGGTTATAGGATTACTATTAGATGATATAATAGATAAATATTTTTTGAATAATGTCTTTATAGTAGCAATAACTTTAATAGTCTATGGAGTTATTTTTATAGGAATAGAAGTTGTATATAAATTAAAAAATATTAAACCAAAGGTAAAAAGATTTAGTGGATTAAAATATAGAACTGCATTTATAATAGGATTTTTCCAATGTTTAGCAATGATACCTGGGACTTCAAGATCAGGTGCAACTATAATAGGGGCTTTACTTTTAGGTTTATCAAGACCATTGGCAGCTGAATTTTCATTTTATTTAGCTATACCTACTATGTTTGGAGCAACAGCTTTAAAACTTTTTAAAAATGGCTTAGCTTTTACAGAGATGGAATGGGCATATTTAGCCTTAGGTTCTGCAATAGCCTTTGTAGTAGCCTATATGGTTATAAAATGGTTTATGGATTTTATAAAAAAAAGAAGCTTTGCTTCTTTTGGATTGTACAGAATAATATTAGGGATTATAGTAATTGTATTACTGTATTAGAAAAAGCTTTTATATACTCAAATATAGTGTTATAATGAAAAAAGAAGTAATAAAAAAGGAAGATTAAAATGAAATTTAAAAAAATAGAAACTAGTATAAAAGATTTAATTATTATTGAACCTCAAATATTTGAAGATACTAGAGGTTTTTTTCTGGAAAGTTATAACTATAATGACTTTAAAGAATTAGGAGTAGAAAATATTTTCGTTCAAGATAATCATTCTAAATCTTTAAGAGGAGTTTTAAGAGGATTACACTTTCAAAAAGGAAAGCATTCTCAAGCTAAATTAGTAAGAGTTTTAAAAGGGGCAGTATTAGATATAGCTATCGACTTAAGAGAAAATAGTGAAACTTTTGGAAAATATTTTGCAGTAGAATTAAATGAAAAAAATAAAAAAATGTTTTTTATTCCAAAAGGTTTTGCACATGGCTTTTTAACCTTAGAAGATAATACTGAATTTTTCTATAAATGTGATAATTTTTATAATCCACAAAGTGAAGCTGGTATAATTTGGGATGATAGTGATTTAAATATAGATTGGAATTTTGAAAAATATAATATTGATGAAAGTGAATTAATTATTTCAGAAAAAGACAAAAAAAATATAAGTTTTAAAGAATATAAAAAGATAAATAATATTAAATAGGAGAGAAGAATGAAACTAATATTTGGAGCTAATGGACAATTAGGTACAGATTTTAAGGAATTATTTGATTCTATTGGTGAAAAGTATATAGCCACTGATAGAGATGAGGTAGATATAACTAATGGGGATTTTTTAAGAGCATATATAAAAACTATGCATCAAAATTATAAGATAGATACAATTATTAATTGTGCTGCATATAATGATGTTGATAAGGCTGAAACAGAAAAGGAATTATGCTATAAGGTGAATGCTGAAGCTCCAGCTAATTTAGCAATAATAGCTTCAGAAATTGGAGCAACATATATAACATATTCAACAGATTTTGTTTTTAATGGGCTTTTAGAAGGTTATTTATATAATGAGAATATTGGTTATATTGAAGAAGATGAACCACATCCACTGTCAACTTATGCTAAAGCAAAGTATGAAGGTGAGTTATTGGTGTCTCAAGTAATTGAAAATCCTGAAAATACTTCAAAAATATATATAATAAGGACTTCTTGGGTATTTGGAAAGGGAAATAAAAATTTTGTTGACAAGATAATAGAATGGTCAAAAGAAAAAAATGAATTAAAAATAGTAGATGATCAAATATCTTCACCAACTTATTCAAAAGATTTAGCATTCTTTAGCTGGGAACTTATTAGAAAAGGATGTGAAAGTGGTATTTACCATTTTACAAATGATGGTATAGCTTCAAAATATGATCAGGCAAAATATATTTTAGAAAAAATTCTTTGGAAAGGAAATTTAATAAGAGTTAAAAGTGAAGAGTTCAATTTACTGGCGGAAAGGCCTAAATTTAGTAAACTAAGTTGCAAAAAAATTAAAGAGAAATTAGGAATTTCTATTCCTGACTGGAAAAATGCAATAGATAGATACTTTAAGGAAAGTAATAAATAAAGGGGAAAATAATGCAAAATAATTTGATGAAAATAGAGGATAATTTTCAAGAAGAAAATGAAATAGATATCTATAATATTATAAATATTTTTTTAAAAAATATTAAGCTATTCATTACAGTAGGCATTATAGGAATAATAGTGACTTGTTTATATATAGGAAAAAGAATAATCTTTGATAAAAATAATACTATTTATATCAATTATACTCTTAATTATGAAGAGATAAATAGCTATCTAGGAAATAATGTATATTATCCTAAAAAAAATCCTGAAGAAATTTTATTAGATAATAAGTATTTAGAACTACTTTTTGAAAATCCAGAATTAAAAAGTTTATATGAAGAAAAGGTAAAAGAAGATAGAGATAATATAACAACTAAAAGACAATTTTTACAAAATAATGAGATAGTCACTACTACTTCTTTAAGAAAATTGGTTAAAACTAAAGAAGAGCAAGATTTAATATCTCCAGATTCATATAAAACAACTATAAAGATAAACAAAAGAAATGATAAAAATAGAGAAATTTCAAATAGTATTATGACAACTTATTTAAATATTTTAAATCAATATTATAATGAAAATATGTTTGATTATTTAGCTGAAAGAAGACAATATTTAGAAAAAACACTACCAATTCTAAAAAAACAATTGGAAGAAAATGCTATTACTGATAAGACATCAGCTTCATTGGGAGGTGCAGGGACAACTGATAATAGTTATTTTAAATATCTCTATCCTATTGAAGTTTCAAATATAGATACATACTATGAGAAATATAAAACTTTTGAGAATGAATACCAGTCTATAAAGACTCTATCTGATTTAGAATTAAATAAGACAGAAAACTTTATAAAATATGATAGTTCAGTTATAGTAGAAAAAGAAAGGTCAGGGAATTTAGTAAAACTAGGAATAGGAGTATTTCTAAGTTTATGTTTAGGAATTTTAGCAACATTTATTAAAGAGTTCTTTGAGGTGTATAAAAAAAATAAAGAAAACTTATAATAATAGGGGATATATATGAATAGTATAAGGAAACTAATAAAATTTTTAATAGACATATTTTTACTGAATTTATCATTAGGAATTTCAATTCTTTTAAAATATGATCAAATACAAATAACAGAGAGAAACATAAAT comes from Fusobacterium simiae and encodes:
- a CDS encoding undecaprenyl-diphosphate phosphatase, translated to MNAVILVVILAIVEGITEFLPVSSTGHMILVNKFIGGEYLSPTFINSFLIIIQLGAIFSVVVYFWKDISPFVRTKKEFVLRFRLWLKIIVGVLPAMVIGLLLDDIIDKYFLNNVFIVAITLIVYGVIFIGIEVVYKLKNIKPKVKRFSGLKYRTAFIIGFFQCLAMIPGTSRSGATIIGALLLGLSRPLAAEFSFYLAIPTMFGATALKLFKNGLAFTEMEWAYLALGSAIAFVVAYMVIKWFMDFIKKRSFASFGLYRIILGIIVIVLLY
- the rfbD gene encoding dTDP-4-dehydrorhamnose reductase, producing the protein MKLIFGANGQLGTDFKELFDSIGEKYIATDRDEVDITNGDFLRAYIKTMHQNYKIDTIINCAAYNDVDKAETEKELCYKVNAEAPANLAIIASEIGATYITYSTDFVFNGLLEGYLYNENIGYIEEDEPHPLSTYAKAKYEGELLVSQVIENPENTSKIYIIRTSWVFGKGNKNFVDKIIEWSKEKNELKIVDDQISSPTYSKDLAFFSWELIRKGCESGIYHFTNDGIASKYDQAKYILEKILWKGNLIRVKSEEFNLLAERPKFSKLSCKKIKEKLGISIPDWKNAIDRYFKESNK
- the fplA gene encoding autotransporter phospholipase A1 FplA, giving the protein MKKIFFLIYIFLNFSFTYSENIELKSKEDIEIENMQNQIKVLENKIQTIKKLKENKNKDNLKVALVLSGGGVKDYAHLGVLRVLERENIKIDYITGTSIGAIIGTLYSIGYSIDDIEKVLDMINVENFLEAGSDDTNLPLDKKESLKKYSLYVSFDNELNFSLPKGLKGTGEAYLVMKKLLKNYAGVKNFDDFPIPLRIIATNLNTGETKAFSEGDIAKILVASMAIPTIFEPVEIGGNIYVDGLVSRNLPVEDAYNMGADIVIASDIGAPIVKKDNYNILSVLSQISTIQSSYITDVSREKASILISPDVKDISAIDSSKKNDLINLGEVAAEQQIAKLKELPKSSSNRKTEKIIENEKGTFVINKIEYNKKFDKETIEILNNTFKTLLNRPISESDIERRITDIYNLRYMDNVYYSINGGTLYLDGEKSPSNRIGVGLNYQTDYGTTFNVGTDLFFKGKFANNINLNFKFGDYLGVDLGTLSYYGVRNNRFGFLTNIGYNEKPFFLYDNRKKVAKFINRETYFNIGIFTQPSNSTMISYGVLSKFSNLKQDTGGNLSRNLEYSENLTKTYLRFKYDNLDSISNPMKGIKADFIYNFASSLGKSKSNLYGPAYSIKGYIPINPKLSFVYGLNSASLRGDRIRADQRIRLGGMYTNINNNEFEFYGFNYQEKQVKDLISLTLGFKHKIVYSLYFNTKFNIATFTENNSLESNNSKLWKDYSKGVGISISYDSPIGPIEFSLSSDLKHRRPIGSISIGYKLD
- the rfaD gene encoding ADP-glyceromanno-heptose 6-epimerase — translated: MIIVTGAAGMIGSAFVWKLNEMGVKDILIVDKLRNENKWLNIRKREYTDWMDKDNLKEWLSCKENVDKIEAVIHMGACSATTETDADFLMDNNFGYTKFLWNFCAEKNIKFIYASSAATYGLGELGYNDDVSPEELQKLMPLNKYGYSKKFFDDWAFKQQKQPKQWNGLKFFNVYGPQEYHKGRMASMVFHTYNQYKENGYVKLFKSYKEGFKDGEQLRDFVYVKDVVDIMYFMLTNDVKSGIYNIGTGKARSFMDLSMATMRAASHNDNLDKNEVVKLIEMPEDLQGKYQYFTEAKINKLREIGYTKEMHSLEEGVKDYVQNYLAKEDSYL
- the rfbC gene encoding dTDP-4-dehydrorhamnose 3,5-epimerase codes for the protein MKFKKIETSIKDLIIIEPQIFEDTRGFFLESYNYNDFKELGVENIFVQDNHSKSLRGVLRGLHFQKGKHSQAKLVRVLKGAVLDIAIDLRENSETFGKYFAVELNEKNKKMFFIPKGFAHGFLTLEDNTEFFYKCDNFYNPQSEAGIIWDDSDLNIDWNFEKYNIDESELIISEKDKKNISFKEYKKINNIK